In a single window of the Aminomonas paucivorans DSM 12260 genome:
- the rplU gene encoding 50S ribosomal protein L21 — protein sequence MYAIVEAGGKQYRVQSGDRIRVEQLHVEPGSLVELDRVLLVGKDDAPLVGDPYVSGASVTAKVRNHGKEDKVIVFKYRRKKNYRRFRGHRQPYTELVIEDIRA from the coding sequence ATGTACGCAATCGTCGAGGCCGGTGGCAAGCAGTACCGCGTTCAGTCCGGGGACCGCATCCGGGTGGAACAGCTCCACGTGGAGCCGGGCTCCCTGGTGGAGCTGGATCGGGTCCTCCTGGTGGGGAAGGACGACGCCCCGCTGGTGGGGGATCCCTACGTTTCCGGCGCTTCCGTGACCGCCAAGGTGCGCAACCACGGCAAAGAGGACAAGGTCATCGTCTTCAAGTACCGGAGGAAGAAGAACTACCGCCGTTTCCGGGGACACCGGCAGCCCTACACGGAGCTGGTGATCGAGGACATCCGCGCGTAG
- a CDS encoding ribosomal-processing cysteine protease Prp — translation MTSVRLFLEAGELVGLEAQGHAGFAPRGRDIVCAAVSVLVQTLELGMEDVIREPSLRIQCDPRKALRRVIWKRSDDPRVTALGETIRLALKAVAEAHPKQVCIVEVERDEANS, via the coding sequence TTGACGTCCGTTCGGCTCTTTCTGGAAGCCGGGGAGCTGGTGGGCCTGGAGGCGCAGGGACACGCGGGCTTCGCGCCCCGGGGACGGGATATTGTCTGTGCCGCCGTGTCGGTTCTGGTGCAGACCCTGGAGCTGGGGATGGAGGACGTGATCCGGGAACCGAGCCTCCGGATTCAGTGCGATCCGCGCAAGGCCCTTCGCCGGGTGATCTGGAAACGAAGCGACGACCCGCGGGTCACAGCCTTGGGGGAGACGATCCGCTTGGCCCTGAAGGCCGTGGCGGAAGCCCATCCGAAACAGGTTTGCATCGTGGAGGTGGAACGAGATGAAGCGAATTCTTGA
- the rpmA gene encoding 50S ribosomal protein L27 — protein MKRILDLQFFAHKKGQGSSSNGRDSNPQFLGIKRSDGQCVTAGTIIVRQRGTKYHPGRNVGRGKDDTLFALSEGVVRFETKANRKFVNIVAAQQ, from the coding sequence ATGAAGCGAATTCTTGACTTGCAGTTCTTCGCCCACAAGAAGGGGCAGGGAAGCAGCTCCAACGGTCGGGACAGCAACCCCCAGTTCCTGGGGATCAAGCGCAGCGACGGCCAGTGCGTCACCGCAGGTACCATCATCGTGCGGCAGCGGGGGACGAAGTACCACCCCGGACGCAACGTGGGACGGGGAAAGGACGACACCCTCTTCGCCCTCTCGGAGGGCGTGGTGCGCTTCGAGACCAAGGCGAACCGCAAGTTCGTCAACATCGTCGCGGCGCAGCAGTAG
- the obgE gene encoding GTPase ObgE, which translates to MKFLDTVEIQVLGGAGGNGCMSFRREKFVAKGGPDGGNGGRGGSVWLVADQNLQTLADFEYARRYSAEPGRAGSGSNRNGRGGSDRELRVPCGTLIYDAETGEGFADLVEPGDRLLVARGGRGGRGNRAFSSSQRKAPRFAEKGMPGESRPLRLELRLIADFGFVGCPNAGKSSLLQALSQARPKIAAYPFTTLSPNLGVLSTESERVVLADIPGLIEGAHENRGLGIAFLRHVQRTRLLLHVLDLSEGDGETLVQQWSLVRKEMEAHDPELTERPCLVIGNKTDLLDPEARERLLPLLRSTFKEWGFGFLAVSAQSGEGIPALAEHLLAFAAEHPRPKGTARLFAPVLEEAEPLPAGRRRRGRVEVLHLPDGAFRVVHPQLEEAAIRYDFDYEENLTRFSRLLRKYRVEELLVAAGAEEGDTVFIGPTSFDFSPDPTADAVEEDRDFEESTRGEGENPA; encoded by the coding sequence ATGAAATTTCTCGATACGGTGGAGATTCAGGTCCTCGGAGGCGCCGGCGGCAACGGATGCATGAGCTTCCGGCGCGAGAAGTTCGTTGCCAAGGGCGGTCCCGACGGCGGAAACGGGGGCCGGGGGGGGAGCGTCTGGCTGGTGGCGGACCAGAACCTCCAGACCCTGGCGGATTTCGAGTACGCCCGACGCTATAGTGCCGAACCAGGCCGCGCGGGCAGCGGCTCGAACCGCAACGGAAGAGGCGGCTCGGATCGGGAACTACGGGTCCCCTGTGGAACCCTGATCTACGACGCCGAGACGGGGGAGGGTTTTGCGGACCTGGTGGAACCGGGAGACCGCCTTCTGGTGGCCCGGGGAGGCCGAGGAGGCCGGGGCAACCGGGCCTTTTCCAGTTCCCAGAGGAAGGCTCCCCGGTTCGCCGAAAAGGGGATGCCCGGGGAATCTCGCCCCCTGCGACTGGAGCTTCGCCTGATCGCGGATTTCGGTTTCGTGGGCTGCCCCAATGCGGGCAAATCCAGCCTGCTTCAGGCTCTGAGCCAGGCCAGGCCCAAGATCGCCGCCTACCCCTTCACCACCCTTTCCCCCAACCTGGGGGTTCTGTCCACGGAGTCCGAACGGGTCGTCCTGGCGGACATCCCCGGACTCATTGAGGGAGCCCACGAGAACCGAGGGCTGGGGATCGCCTTTTTGCGCCACGTCCAGAGGACCCGCCTTCTCCTGCATGTGCTGGATCTGTCGGAGGGAGACGGGGAGACTCTCGTGCAGCAGTGGAGCCTGGTGCGCAAGGAAATGGAAGCCCACGACCCAGAGCTGACGGAGCGTCCCTGCCTCGTCATCGGCAACAAGACGGACCTGTTGGATCCGGAGGCCCGGGAACGACTGCTGCCCCTTCTGCGAAGCACCTTCAAGGAATGGGGCTTCGGCTTTCTGGCGGTGAGTGCCCAATCGGGGGAAGGGATTCCTGCCCTGGCGGAGCATCTGCTGGCCTTCGCGGCGGAGCACCCCCGCCCCAAAGGGACGGCTCGGCTCTTTGCTCCCGTCCTGGAGGAGGCGGAACCTCTCCCTGCGGGGCGCAGACGTCGGGGGCGGGTGGAGGTACTGCACCTTCCCGATGGTGCCTTCCGGGTGGTCCATCCCCAACTGGAGGAAGCGGCAATCCGCTACGACTTCGACTACGAGGAGAACCTCACCCGGTTCTCCCGGCTTCTTCGAAAGTACCGGGTGGAAGAGTTGCTGGTGGCAGCGGGGGCAGAGGAGGGGGACACGGTGTTCATCGGTCCCACAAGCTTCGATTTTTCACCGGACCCCACCGCCGATGCGGTGGAGGAGGACCGGGATTTCGAGGAATCGACGCGCGGCGAGGGGGAGAACCCAGCTTGA
- the nadD gene encoding nicotinate-nucleotide adenylyltransferase, giving the protein MNTGVSSREEGHTNPPVPPERARRRIGIMGGTFDPIHYGHLLAAEEAYSAFHLDEVIFVPTGLPPHKQADRVTSPEDRYAMTLLATLDNAHSRVSRLEIERRGSSHTVDTLREMRHWYPPDSVEFFFITGLDAVLEILSWKNPQEVSGLCHLVAVSRPGYNPKKMEDLPEAVRRAILPLEIPLLAISSTEIRQRVTQGRSIRYLVPTPVAQYIEKKGLYRGKP; this is encoded by the coding sequence TTGAACACCGGCGTCTCTTCCCGGGAAGAGGGTCACACGAACCCTCCCGTCCCGCCCGAAAGGGCGAGGAGGCGAATCGGGATCATGGGCGGGACCTTCGATCCCATCCACTACGGGCATCTCCTGGCGGCGGAGGAGGCTTATTCCGCCTTCCATCTGGACGAGGTCATCTTCGTCCCCACGGGGTTGCCCCCCCACAAGCAGGCAGACCGGGTGACCTCCCCGGAGGACCGTTATGCCATGACCCTTCTGGCAACCTTGGACAACGCCCACAGCCGGGTCTCCCGCCTGGAGATCGAACGTCGAGGCTCCAGCCACACAGTGGACACGCTGCGGGAGATGCGCCACTGGTACCCTCCGGATTCGGTGGAGTTCTTCTTCATCACGGGGTTGGACGCGGTGCTGGAAATCCTCTCCTGGAAGAACCCCCAGGAGGTCAGCGGCCTGTGTCACCTCGTGGCGGTGAGTCGGCCAGGATACAACCCGAAGAAGATGGAGGACCTCCCCGAGGCGGTTCGAAGGGCCATCTTGCCCTTGGAGATCCCCCTTCTGGCCATCTCCAGCACGGAAATCCGGCAGCGCGTGACCCAGGGGCGAAGCATCCGCTACCTGGTACCCACCCCCGTGGCCCAGTATATTGAGAAGAAGGGCCTCTACCGGGGCAAGCCCTGA
- a CDS encoding LCP family protein: MLGILIACISAGTGVYFRLQRMAHTPVAVIKETVLHDAMTGKVNILLLGEDNVEGSHRTDSIALAAVDLDAKSARVLSLPRDTRVEIPGHGWQKLNHSYAFGGVDLLRSTVSKNLGVPIHYYILLDYGTFPRMVDIIGGVDLHVPKRLRYVDRAGHLNIDIPAGEQHLDGERALHFVRFRHDALGDIGRVQRQQQFIKAALAKLKQPEYLTRIPDLAKEIVAFIRTDLTASQSVQLGGFVKELDRERILFAVLPGKPDYLKGISYWIPDSEGARTFFALPMEALLSADQGTARSTPSMNPGISTAGDGAANPASSGGTKEAAPPDTEQMTPEEVLALIRAIPEPVSVLNGVGKAGLSQTAAEHLQRMGVDVVYTGNAKHYDYRFSNVVYPEKASATVHRTAETLARLCGIRPALVRPGRQAVSATLVLGRDYKTIFERLSLNQGTGVGGSVPDSGKTSAP; this comes from the coding sequence TTGCTTGGAATCCTGATTGCCTGCATCTCCGCGGGAACGGGCGTCTACTTCCGCCTCCAGAGGATGGCCCATACCCCCGTGGCGGTCATCAAGGAAACGGTGCTCCACGACGCCATGACAGGAAAGGTGAACATCCTCCTGCTCGGGGAGGACAACGTGGAGGGCTCCCATCGTACCGACAGCATCGCCCTCGCGGCGGTGGACCTGGACGCAAAGAGCGCCCGAGTTCTGTCCCTTCCTCGGGACACCCGGGTGGAGATCCCCGGACACGGGTGGCAGAAGCTGAACCACTCCTACGCCTTCGGGGGAGTGGACCTGCTCCGCTCCACGGTGAGCAAGAACCTGGGGGTCCCCATCCACTACTACATCCTCTTGGACTACGGGACCTTTCCCCGCATGGTGGACATCATCGGGGGGGTGGATCTTCACGTGCCGAAGAGGCTTCGCTACGTGGATCGAGCGGGGCATCTGAATATCGACATCCCTGCGGGAGAGCAGCACCTGGACGGGGAACGGGCGCTTCATTTCGTCCGTTTCCGTCACGACGCCCTGGGCGACATCGGCCGGGTGCAGCGACAGCAGCAATTCATCAAGGCAGCCCTGGCAAAACTCAAGCAACCGGAGTACCTGACCCGAATCCCGGACCTTGCCAAGGAGATCGTCGCCTTCATCCGAACGGATCTGACCGCATCCCAGTCCGTCCAGCTGGGGGGATTCGTCAAGGAACTGGACCGGGAACGCATCCTCTTTGCCGTCCTCCCCGGAAAACCGGACTACTTGAAGGGTATCAGCTACTGGATTCCCGACAGCGAGGGAGCCAGAACGTTCTTCGCCCTTCCCATGGAAGCACTCCTGTCGGCAGATCAGGGAACGGCAAGGAGCACGCCCTCCATGAACCCGGGCATCAGCACGGCGGGAGACGGGGCCGCCAACCCCGCCTCCTCGGGGGGGACCAAGGAGGCGGCTCCCCCGGACACGGAGCAGATGACCCCCGAAGAGGTCCTGGCCCTGATCCGAGCCATCCCCGAACCCGTGTCGGTACTGAACGGGGTGGGGAAGGCCGGTCTGAGCCAGACGGCGGCGGAGCACCTCCAGCGCATGGGGGTGGACGTGGTCTACACCGGCAACGCCAAGCATTACGACTATCGTTTCAGCAATGTGGTGTATCCTGAGAAGGCCAGCGCCACGGTGCATCGGACCGCCGAAACCCTGGCCCGCCTTTGCGGCATCCGGCCTGCCCTGGTCCGCCCGGGAAGGCAGGCCGTATCGGCAACCTTGGTTCTGGGGCGGGATTACAAGACCATCTTCGAGCGTCTATCGCTGAATCAGGGGACGGGAGTGGGAGGATCAGTCCCCGATTCCGGGAAGACCTCGGCTCCCTAA
- the rsfS gene encoding ribosome silencing factor — MAHSETPQGRDLEETQENARELFKKYRGLGLRLTDKHAKDVDFIDVRGTLGVTDLFVLATARSDVHLKTLQEEALEYLEDHFPSVRREGETSTRWRLLDAGDVVVHLFSAQARDFYRIERIWGDAPTERFQDPDEA, encoded by the coding sequence GTGGCCCATTCGGAGACACCCCAGGGACGGGACCTAGAGGAAACACAGGAGAATGCGCGGGAACTCTTCAAGAAATATCGAGGGCTTGGGCTTCGCCTGACGGACAAACACGCCAAGGACGTGGACTTCATCGACGTTCGCGGGACATTGGGAGTCACGGACCTCTTCGTCCTGGCAACGGCTCGGTCGGATGTCCACCTCAAGACCCTCCAGGAGGAAGCGCTGGAATACCTGGAGGACCATTTCCCTTCGGTGCGTCGGGAGGGCGAAACCAGCACCCGTTGGAGGCTCCTGGATGCGGGTGACGTGGTGGTCCATCTCTTTTCCGCCCAGGCAAGGGATTTCTACCGCATCGAACGCATCTGGGGCGATGCCCCCACGGAGCGCTTTCAGGATCCCGACGAAGCATAG
- the tpiA gene encoding triose-phosphate isomerase, which yields MRTKMIAGNWKMHHRPQEARAFVEELGRVLWARNELYGPLKEGVAEAVLFPTALSLAAVQDALGDLPVSLGAQNAHWEDHGAFTGEIGAPMLADFGCAYILIGHSERRHLFHETEVELARKLRAVLSTSARCLFCVGELLEEREAGKTHQVLERQLLGALEGVTIPDLTDRFAVAYEPVWAIGTGKTASDGDAEEGCGYIRHLVADRYGQETAQHLQVLYGGSVKPGNTAGLMVQGDIDGLLVGGASLEVPSFVGILEAALGILRP from the coding sequence ATGCGTACGAAGATGATCGCGGGAAACTGGAAGATGCACCATCGGCCCCAGGAGGCCCGGGCATTCGTGGAGGAGCTGGGTCGGGTACTCTGGGCTCGAAACGAGCTGTACGGTCCCCTGAAGGAGGGGGTGGCGGAGGCGGTGCTTTTCCCCACGGCCTTGAGCCTTGCGGCGGTTCAGGACGCCCTGGGGGATCTCCCCGTTTCCCTAGGGGCGCAGAACGCCCACTGGGAGGACCATGGGGCCTTCACGGGAGAGATCGGGGCTCCCATGCTGGCCGATTTTGGATGCGCTTACATTCTTATAGGACATAGCGAGCGACGCCATCTCTTCCACGAGACGGAGGTTGAATTGGCCCGAAAGCTGCGGGCGGTCCTGTCCACCTCGGCCCGGTGCCTGTTCTGTGTGGGAGAGCTGTTGGAGGAACGGGAAGCGGGAAAGACCCATCAGGTCCTGGAGCGACAGCTGCTTGGGGCGCTGGAAGGCGTGACGATCCCGGATCTGACGGATCGGTTTGCGGTGGCCTACGAGCCCGTCTGGGCCATCGGGACCGGCAAGACCGCCAGCGACGGGGATGCGGAAGAAGGATGCGGGTACATTCGTCACTTGGTGGCGGACCGCTACGGCCAGGAGACCGCACAACACCTGCAGGTGCTATACGGAGGGAGCGTCAAACCTGGCAACACCGCAGGGCTGATGGTTCAGGGGGATATTGACGGGCTCCTTGTGGGTGGTGCGTCTCTGGAGGTCCCGTCCTTCGTGGGGATCCTGGAAGCAGCCCTCGGGATCCTCCGGCCATAG
- a CDS encoding phosphoglycerate kinase, with product MDLRTFSPEDVRGKRVLLRVDFNVPMKDGRVTDGTRIRAHLETLNALRSAGARVALVSHLGRPKGKRNPDYSLAPVAEELRRITGWEVGMAEDCIGPEVARAVEALPAGGLLLLENVRFYPEEEKNDPAFSRQLAAPFDVFVMDAFSAAHRAHASTRGVADLLPSFAGSLMVGEVQALSQVRDHPEPPFFLILGGAKVSDKIGVIENMLDRVSGILVGGGMAFTFLKAQGREIGRSLCEEDKLDFSREMLAVAAERGLPILLPEDVVVAEEIREGVPSSVVPADRIPSGTMGLDIGPATQARFRETLREARTILWNGPMGVFEMEAFAQGSRSVAQDLVAARARGAVTVVGGGDSAAAVALFGLEDQVGHVSTGGGASLEFFEGRMLPGVEPLLRS from the coding sequence ATGGACCTGCGCACCTTCTCTCCCGAAGACGTGCGCGGGAAGCGGGTTCTCCTGCGTGTGGACTTCAACGTCCCCATGAAGGATGGGCGGGTGACCGATGGGACCCGCATCCGAGCGCACCTGGAGACCCTGAACGCCCTCCGGTCAGCGGGGGCGCGGGTGGCTTTGGTCTCCCACCTGGGGCGCCCCAAGGGAAAACGCAACCCCGATTACAGCTTGGCCCCCGTGGCGGAGGAACTGCGCCGCATCACGGGATGGGAAGTGGGCATGGCGGAGGACTGCATCGGTCCCGAGGTGGCTCGGGCCGTGGAAGCCCTTCCTGCGGGGGGATTGCTCCTCCTGGAGAACGTCCGTTTTTACCCCGAGGAGGAGAAGAACGACCCCGCCTTTTCCAGGCAGCTGGCGGCCCCCTTTGACGTTTTCGTGATGGATGCCTTCAGCGCCGCCCACCGGGCCCACGCCTCCACGCGGGGAGTGGCGGACCTGCTCCCCTCCTTCGCCGGTTCCCTGATGGTGGGGGAGGTGCAGGCCCTAAGCCAGGTCCGGGATCATCCGGAACCCCCGTTCTTTCTCATCCTGGGAGGGGCGAAGGTTTCCGACAAGATCGGGGTCATCGAGAACATGTTGGACCGTGTCTCGGGGATCCTCGTGGGAGGCGGCATGGCCTTCACCTTCCTCAAGGCGCAGGGAAGAGAGATCGGACGGTCCCTCTGCGAAGAGGACAAGCTCGACTTCTCCCGGGAGATGTTGGCGGTGGCGGCGGAACGCGGCCTGCCCATCCTGTTGCCGGAGGACGTGGTGGTGGCGGAGGAGATCCGCGAAGGGGTCCCCTCCTCGGTCGTCCCCGCGGACCGGATCCCCTCTGGAACCATGGGACTGGACATCGGACCGGCTACGCAGGCGCGTTTTCGCGAGACCCTGCGGGAAGCCCGGACGATCCTGTGGAATGGCCCCATGGGAGTCTTCGAAATGGAGGCCTTTGCGCAGGGGTCCCGAAGCGTCGCCCAGGACCTGGTAGCCGCCCGGGCACGCGGGGCCGTCACCGTGGTGGGAGGGGGAGATAGCGCGGCGGCGGTGGCTCTCTTCGGCCTGGAGGATCAGGTGGGGCACGTTTCCACCGGTGGGGGTGCCAGCCTGGAGTTCTTCGAAGGGCGCATGCTCCCGGGAGTGGAACCGCTGCTTCGCTCCTGA
- the gap gene encoding type I glyceraldehyde-3-phosphate dehydrogenase, which produces MVKKTRVAINGFGRIGRLSLRAFFQKMEANQFEVVAVNDLTPPPSLAYLFRYDSVFRRFPGTVDVDGDNLVIQGQTIRALAEPDPTKLPWKNMGVDLVIESTGRFTDGEKAKAHLEAGAKKVLITAPASNEDVTVVMGVNEETYDPEKHRILSNASCTTNCLAPVAKVLQERFGIVKGLMTTAHAYTNDQKTLDFPHKNYSRGRAAALSIIPTSTGAAKAIGKVMPELKGKMNGFALRVPTPDVSVVDLVVELQRNTTAEEVNGAMKEYAEGCLKGILAYEPEDLVSMDFVQDSHSSIFAPMHTQVIDNMVKILAWYDNEWGYSSRVVDLVNYVVRKGIA; this is translated from the coding sequence ATGGTGAAAAAGACACGGGTGGCGATCAACGGTTTCGGACGGATCGGGCGGCTCTCCCTGCGGGCGTTTTTCCAGAAGATGGAGGCGAACCAGTTCGAGGTGGTGGCGGTCAACGACCTGACCCCCCCGCCGTCCCTGGCCTATCTGTTCCGGTACGATTCGGTGTTCCGGCGCTTTCCCGGCACCGTGGACGTGGACGGGGACAACCTGGTCATCCAGGGACAGACCATCCGCGCCCTGGCGGAGCCGGATCCCACGAAACTTCCCTGGAAGAACATGGGGGTGGACCTGGTCATCGAGTCCACGGGGCGTTTCACAGACGGGGAGAAGGCCAAGGCGCACCTGGAGGCGGGGGCTAAGAAGGTCCTGATCACCGCGCCAGCCAGCAACGAGGACGTCACGGTGGTTATGGGGGTCAACGAGGAGACCTACGACCCCGAGAAGCACCGGATCCTCTCCAACGCCTCCTGCACCACCAACTGCCTGGCCCCCGTGGCCAAGGTGCTCCAGGAGCGCTTCGGCATCGTCAAGGGTCTGATGACCACCGCTCACGCCTATACCAACGACCAGAAGACCCTGGACTTTCCCCACAAGAACTACTCCCGAGGGCGTGCCGCAGCCCTCTCCATCATCCCCACCAGCACCGGAGCCGCCAAGGCCATCGGAAAGGTGATGCCGGAGCTTAAGGGCAAGATGAACGGCTTCGCCCTGCGGGTTCCCACCCCGGACGTGTCGGTGGTGGACCTGGTGGTGGAGCTTCAGCGAAACACTACGGCGGAAGAGGTCAACGGGGCGATGAAGGAGTACGCCGAAGGCTGCCTCAAGGGGATTCTGGCCTACGAGCCGGAAGACCTGGTTTCCATGGATTTCGTGCAGGACAGCCACTCCTCCATCTTTGCCCCCATGCACACCCAGGTCATCGACAACATGGTGAAGATCCTGGCCTGGTACGACAACGAATGGGGGTACAGCAGCCGGGTGGTGGACCTGGTGAACTACGTGGTCCGGAAGGGCATCGCCTGA
- a CDS encoding amylo-alpha-1,6-glucosidase, translated as MYLGKADVNTYDKGAGREVLISDGQGSYGFSTVIGANTRKAHGLLVVRPEGQSLHQVLASKVEETLFAHGKKYQLSTNRYKDLIYPDGFRYLQEYQASPIPSMLLVVHSILIRKSLFMPQGKGCTIVKYELLASPERVRMELRPLFAHRLNTELPQEGERPLFEAREVASGLRVEGRDLVSHVHATRGEWNLKPLWFDHLLYEQEDNASDVALEDLWSPGQLQVELEEGDSIYLVLSKDLAPLTDKESVDLEKETLHRLQSIAADVPLQPRSSLLQDLIHASYHLVDEGSKGTPAVYSGYPSVQNRARETFVALPGLLLSTGRERMALDLLRHWVGLANQHEGVVPSYIDPCGIASFEGADSGLWLLYAAQKTFEFMENPDGAADLWKGLIPVLDRYAQGIPSLDLECHENALLYLTHPHPGRHWMDGTTQGEPVVRRQGYLVEFGALWYNALRFGEQLGEFFGDGEKAACYGALADRCRESFLKVFWKGEQGALVDWSDPQNDQEDLSIRPNQILAVSLPSSPLDPVMGRSVVETCWNELYTTYGLRTLDPRHEKFKGRQEGRPDQRLKARFRGMAWPWLLGHFVSAYLRFNPNRRDIGWTFLRPFNAHMRHGCLGGVAEFFDGIMPYKPHGDVLSAASLGEILRVLQEDLLKPSV; from the coding sequence ATGTACTTGGGAAAGGCGGATGTCAACACCTACGATAAGGGGGCGGGCCGCGAGGTCCTGATTTCCGATGGCCAAGGCAGCTACGGATTCTCCACTGTCATCGGAGCCAACACGAGAAAAGCCCACGGGCTGCTCGTGGTCCGCCCGGAAGGTCAGTCTCTCCACCAGGTTCTGGCCAGCAAGGTCGAGGAGACCCTGTTCGCCCACGGGAAAAAATACCAACTCTCCACCAATCGCTACAAGGACCTCATCTACCCCGATGGGTTTCGCTACCTCCAGGAATACCAAGCCTCTCCGATCCCCAGCATGTTGCTCGTGGTCCACAGCATCCTGATCCGCAAATCCCTCTTCATGCCCCAGGGAAAAGGCTGCACCATCGTGAAGTACGAGCTTCTGGCCAGCCCGGAACGGGTCCGCATGGAGCTTCGCCCGCTCTTCGCCCACCGCCTGAACACCGAGCTTCCCCAGGAGGGAGAGCGCCCCCTCTTCGAAGCTCGGGAGGTTGCCTCGGGGCTGAGGGTGGAGGGACGGGACCTGGTGAGCCACGTCCACGCGACCCGTGGGGAATGGAACCTCAAACCCCTCTGGTTCGACCACCTGCTCTACGAACAGGAGGATAACGCCTCCGACGTGGCTCTGGAGGACCTGTGGTCCCCCGGCCAGCTTCAGGTGGAGCTGGAGGAAGGGGATTCGATCTACCTCGTCCTGTCCAAGGATCTTGCCCCGTTGACCGACAAGGAGTCTGTAGATCTGGAGAAGGAAACCCTCCACCGGCTGCAGTCCATCGCCGCAGACGTCCCGCTTCAGCCTCGTTCCAGCCTCCTGCAGGACCTGATCCACGCCTCCTACCACCTGGTGGACGAAGGCAGCAAGGGAACTCCCGCCGTCTATTCGGGCTACCCCTCGGTGCAGAACCGGGCACGGGAGACCTTCGTGGCCCTTCCGGGACTGTTGCTCAGCACCGGAAGGGAAAGGATGGCCCTTGATCTGCTGCGGCACTGGGTGGGCTTGGCGAACCAGCACGAGGGGGTCGTCCCCAGCTACATTGACCCCTGCGGGATTGCATCCTTTGAGGGAGCGGACAGCGGACTCTGGCTTCTCTACGCGGCCCAGAAGACCTTCGAGTTCATGGAGAATCCCGACGGAGCTGCGGATCTCTGGAAGGGACTGATTCCCGTCCTGGATCGTTATGCCCAGGGGATCCCCTCTCTGGATCTGGAATGCCATGAAAACGCCCTCCTGTACCTCACCCACCCGCACCCCGGGCGTCACTGGATGGACGGAACCACCCAGGGAGAGCCGGTGGTTCGGCGCCAGGGCTATCTGGTGGAGTTCGGAGCTCTGTGGTACAACGCCCTGCGCTTCGGGGAACAGCTGGGCGAGTTCTTCGGGGATGGGGAAAAGGCGGCATGCTACGGGGCCCTTGCGGACCGGTGCCGCGAGAGTTTTCTCAAGGTGTTCTGGAAAGGGGAGCAGGGAGCCCTGGTGGATTGGTCCGACCCGCAGAACGACCAGGAGGACCTGTCCATCCGCCCGAACCAGATCCTGGCGGTCTCCCTCCCCAGCAGCCCCCTGGACCCGGTGATGGGGCGGTCCGTGGTGGAGACCTGCTGGAACGAGCTCTATACTACCTACGGCCTCCGTACCCTGGATCCCCGACACGAGAAGTTCAAGGGGCGTCAGGAAGGGCGGCCGGACCAGCGGCTGAAGGCTCGGTTCCGGGGCATGGCCTGGCCCTGGCTTCTGGGGCATTTCGTGAGCGCCTACCTGCGGTTCAACCCGAACCGAAGGGATATCGGATGGACATTCCTGCGTCCCTTCAACGCCCACATGCGTCACGGCTGCCTGGGAGGCGTGGCAGAGTTCTTCGACGGCATCATGCCCTACAAGCCCCACGGGGACGTCCTTTCCGCCGCCAGCTTGGGGGAAATCCTCCGGGTCCTTCAGGAGGACCTTCTGAAACCGTCGGTGTAG